The following is a genomic window from Lactococcus carnosus.
TCAATCTGAACCTAGAAGATGACATCAATCCTTTAGAATTAACTGGTGCTTACTTAAGTCCAAAAGAGTTTAAAGAGGCGATGTTGGATGACAATACTGTCGTAATCGATGCCCGTAATGACTATGAATTTGATTTAGGCCATTTTAGAGGGGCAGTTCGACCTGATATCAGAAATTTCAGAGAGTTACCCCAATGGATGCGGGATCACAAAGAAGAATTTTTAGAAAAACGTGTCCTTACCTACTGTACTGGTGGGATTCGTTGTGAAAAATTCTCTGGCTGGTTAGTCCGTGAAGGCTTTAAAGACGTTGGACAACTACATGGTGGGATTGCAACATATGGTAAAGACCCAGAAGTTCGTGGCGATCTTTGGGATGGAAAGATGTATGTCTTTGACAGCAGAATTGCTGTCCCAATTAACCAAAATGAAACAGTTATCGTCGGTAAAGATTGGTTTGATGGCACACCTTGTGAACGCTACATTAATTGTGGAAATCCAGAGTGCAATCGTCAAATTTTAGCTTCTGAAGCGAATGAAGCAAAATACCTTGGTGGCTGTGAACATGATTGCCGTGTTCATCCAAACAATCGTTATGTCATCAGTCATCAATTAACACAAGACGATATCCTATCACGCTTAATGGCTATAGGTGAAGTTGTCACGCAGTAAAAATAAGTTTGATCTTGTCAACTATCAGAGAGGATCAAATAAAAAAATGCATCAGATCAAACTACGATCTGATGCATTTTTTATATTCATACTGATAGCTAATCTATTCAGCTTTACGAACTTAATTTTTCTTTCCTGTGAAAAATGAGACAACTGCAACTAAAATCACAGCACCAAGAATAGAGGGAACTAAAGCCATACCAGCTAAGCTAGGACCCCAATTACCAAATATAGCTTGACCAATCATAGAGCCAACTAAACCGGCTACGATATTTGCTATCCAGCCCATAGAATTACCTTTTTTAGTAATGCTACCAGCAATTGCACCAATAATTGCACCAACAATAAGAGACCAAATCCAACCCATAGTTATACCTCCTCATAATATTAACGTCATATTTAACGTCCTTACTACTCTATTCTATAACAATGGTTAGAATAATGTCAATTATCTAACACTAAAATGGTAATTTTACAGGTATCATTTTTAAAAAATTTCATATATATAAACAGAAAATATGAAGATGATTAGATATATGAGTTATTAAAAGCAAATTATTTTAAATGGGCACATGATGCATAAGACATGGTAAAATAGCAGTATGGAAACTATTGAATTACTACCAATTTCAAGTATCGTCAAAAATCCTTATCAACCGCGTATCGTATTTGATGAAGAAAAATTGCATGAACTCAGCCAATCTATCAAAGAAAATGGTGTTTTACAGCCGATTATTGTCAGGAAATCAAGTATCATTGGCTATGAAATATTAGCTGGTGAACGCAGATTTAGGGCATCTCAATTAGCTGGGCTAACTGAAATTCCTGCTATCATCCGTTATCTAACGGATGATGAGATGATGACATTGGCTATTTTAGAAAATCTACAGCGAGATGATTTGACAGTCTTGGATGAAGCTCGAAGTTTACAAAACCTGGTTACAAAACAAGGACTAACACACGCGCAAGTTGCTGAAAAACTTGGCAAGTCTAGACCCTATGTCAGTAATGCGATTAGAACCCTAAGCCTGCCTGAATCCATCTTACAATTGATCGATGATAAAAAAATATCCCAAGGTCACGCAAGATTGCTCTTAAGTCTATCACAAGCAGAGCAACAGATAGCCTGGGCTAGTCGTATAGATAGGGAACAACTTTCTGTTAAAGCATTAAGCCAATTACTCACTAACACACCTAAATTAACATCCCAAAAAGATAAAAATATATTTATAAAAGAGGCAGAAGACAAGTTAAGTAAACACCTAGGCAATCCAGTCACCATACAGGCAAAAAAGATTGAAATTGCTTATGATAATTTAGCCGAACTGAATCGACTTATCCTCATTTTAACTCACCAGTAATCCACAGCACGATTGTGGATTACTTTTTTTTAACAAACTTATCAACATCTTTTTTTTAATATACACCTTGTTAATAAGTTATGCACATCTGTGACTAACTTTCTAAGAGTAGTCCATTTAATAGGCTTTTTAGATAAAATAGCTGTGACTAACCCTCAAATTTCCTTTTTTTATCCACACTTTCCACAAACCTGTGTATAATTTTTTGCTAACTTGTTAATTTCTTGTCTTATTTTCTATAAATTGTGGAAAACTTTCTGGCAACATGATATAATTTTCTTAACTGCGGATTTTAAAAAGTTATTCACATACAACAATTGAATCTGTTTTTAAATAAAAAATAGCTACCTATATGGAAAGGAGTCAAATGTCCTTAACGCCAAATGACCAAAAATTTTGGATGCGTGTTAAAGAACTCGCAAAAAACAACTTAGGCCAAGCACCTTATGATTTTTTCATAGAACCTGCGAAACTACTTGAGATAACTGATAATAACGCTAAAATTTATCTTGAAAGTAACATGCATCAAGATTTTTGGCGAAAACAAGAAGACCTGATTAAAACAGCTGGCTTCGAAATATTTAGTAAGGAAATTAACTTCTCGCTTTACTCAGCTGATGAAATTAATATTGCCGACTATGAAAATGAAAAAAAAGCAGACGATACAACAGAAACAGATACGATAGCACCTGTTATGGCCTCAGAACTCAAAAATGGCTTGAATCATAAGTACAACTTTGAAAATTTTGTTCAAGGTGAAGGTAACCGGATGACACTT
Proteins encoded in this region:
- a CDS encoding ParB/RepB/Spo0J family partition protein, with amino-acid sequence METIELLPISSIVKNPYQPRIVFDEEKLHELSQSIKENGVLQPIIVRKSSIIGYEILAGERRFRASQLAGLTEIPAIIRYLTDDEMMTLAILENLQRDDLTVLDEARSLQNLVTKQGLTHAQVAEKLGKSRPYVSNAIRTLSLPESILQLIDDKKISQGHARLLLSLSQAEQQIAWASRIDREQLSVKALSQLLTNTPKLTSQKDKNIFIKEAEDKLSKHLGNPVTIQAKKIEIAYDNLAELNRLILILTHQ
- a CDS encoding GlsB/YeaQ/YmgE family stress response membrane protein, giving the protein MGWIWSLIVGAIIGAIAGSITKKGNSMGWIANIVAGLVGSMIGQAIFGNWGPSLAGMALVPSILGAVILVAVVSFFTGKKN
- a CDS encoding rhodanese-related sulfurtransferase; this encodes MTQDYRVLLYYQYVPIENGDLFAQTHLAACKAIGITGRILVADEGINGTVCGTFEQTEAYINMMHEDPRFATTIFKIDLADTNSFKKMHVRYKKELVNLNLEDDINPLELTGAYLSPKEFKEAMLDDNTVVIDARNDYEFDLGHFRGAVRPDIRNFRELPQWMRDHKEEFLEKRVLTYCTGGIRCEKFSGWLVREGFKDVGQLHGGIATYGKDPEVRGDLWDGKMYVFDSRIAVPINQNETVIVGKDWFDGTPCERYINCGNPECNRQILASEANEAKYLGGCEHDCRVHPNNRYVISHQLTQDDILSRLMAIGEVVTQ